The Deltaproteobacteria bacterium genome contains a region encoding:
- a CDS encoding phosphate ABC transporter ATP-binding protein — protein MPNNIKMATKNMTFHYGAFKALEDITLEFTKNRVTALIGPSGCGKSTFLRSLNRMNDIIPAARVEGQVLLDGEDIYGPNVDVVEIRKRVGMVFQKPNPFPKTIFNDVAYGLRIKGIKNRGELQARVEASLKAAAIWEEVKNRLNESALSLSGGQQQRLCIARALAIEPEVVLMDEPASALDPIATQKIEELIRELKKSYTIIIVTHNMQQAARISNVTAFFYMGRLIEVGNTDIMFTKPRLQQTEDYITGRFG, from the coding sequence ATGCCAAACAACATAAAGATGGCTACTAAGAACATGACATTCCATTATGGCGCCTTCAAGGCCCTTGAAGACATCACTCTTGAATTCACGAAGAATAGGGTCACGGCCCTTATCGGGCCGTCGGGCTGCGGCAAGAGCACGTTTCTAAGGTCATTAAACCGTATGAACGACATCATCCCGGCCGCTCGCGTGGAAGGCCAGGTCCTTCTGGATGGAGAAGATATTTACGGCCCGAATGTGGATGTGGTAGAAATCAGAAAACGAGTGGGCATGGTTTTTCAAAAGCCGAATCCGTTTCCCAAAACCATATTCAATGATGTGGCCTACGGCCTCAGGATAAAGGGTATCAAGAACCGGGGAGAACTTCAGGCCAGAGTTGAAGCAAGCCTTAAGGCGGCTGCCATATGGGAGGAGGTCAAGAATCGACTCAATGAATCCGCCCTGAGTCTTTCAGGCGGCCAGCAGCAGCGTTTGTGCATTGCCAGGGCACTGGCCATTGAGCCCGAGGTTGTGCTCATGGATGAACCGGCCTCAGCCCTTGATCCCATTGCCACGCAAAAGATAGAGGAACTCATACGTGAATTGAAGAAGAGCTACACCATCATCATCGTGACCCACAACATGCAGCAGGCTGCCAGAATCTCAAACGTAACCGCTTTTTTTTATATGGGAAGGCTCATTGAGGTGGGTAATACGGATATCATGTTCACGAAACCGAGACTGCAACAAACGGAAGACTATATAACTGGACGATTTGGTTAG
- the pstA gene encoding phosphate ABC transporter permease PstA: protein MDFRKKRKLVEAIAFFIIRSSAVIICLALAIMLGFVFINGLTAINWTFLTQSPTDAMTKGGIFPAIVGTFYLTAGAILVAFPLGLASAIYLNEYATEGKMVRTIRLGINNLAGVPSVVFGLFGLGLFVVFLGFGSSILSGSLTLGFLILPVIIGASEEALKAVPQTYREASLALGGTKWQTIYKVVLPAALPGILTGSILGIGRAAGETAPIMFTAAAFYTSKLPSSVFDEVMALPYHIYVLATAGTHIEETRHLQYGTALVLIALVLGVNLVAIIIRSEMRKRQIY, encoded by the coding sequence ATGGACTTTAGAAAAAAGAGGAAGCTGGTTGAGGCAATAGCCTTTTTCATCATCAGGTCGTCGGCTGTCATCATATGCCTGGCCCTGGCGATCATGCTGGGCTTTGTCTTCATCAACGGGCTAACGGCCATCAACTGGACCTTCCTGACACAATCCCCAACGGACGCCATGACCAAGGGTGGTATATTCCCCGCCATTGTGGGCACCTTCTATTTGACCGCGGGGGCCATCCTGGTCGCTTTTCCACTTGGGCTGGCCTCTGCGATCTATCTTAATGAATACGCCACGGAAGGCAAGATGGTCAGGACAATAAGACTTGGCATCAACAATCTTGCGGGCGTGCCATCGGTTGTATTCGGGCTTTTCGGCCTGGGGCTTTTTGTGGTCTTCTTAGGGTTTGGTTCTTCAATACTGTCCGGTTCGCTTACGCTCGGATTTTTAATACTCCCGGTAATTATCGGCGCCTCTGAGGAAGCCTTAAAGGCCGTTCCACAAACATACAGAGAGGCCTCTCTTGCCCTTGGCGGCACCAAGTGGCAGACTATCTACAAAGTGGTTCTTCCCGCGGCACTGCCCGGAATCTTGACAGGTTCCATACTAGGCATCGGAAGAGCAGCCGGAGAGACAGCCCCCATAATGTTCACTGCAGCGGCTTTTTATACGAGCAAGCTTCCCTCTTCTGTATTTGACGAGGTAATGGCCCTTCCTTATCACATCTATGTGCTGGCCACGGCCGGCACGCACATTGAGGAGACAAGACATCTTCAATATGGCACAGCCTTAGTTCTTATTGCGCTGGTACTCGGTGTCAACCTTGTGGCTATAATCATACGAAGCGAAATGCGGAAAAGGCAAATTTACTAG